In Elusimicrobiota bacterium, a genomic segment contains:
- a CDS encoding radical SAM protein gives MIRETQGVCPRCLRAVAAQIREAEGGVWLIRSCAEHGESRALLSVAPAYFRDLHRFYSSVMRRSLPQRDYILRLTERCNLECPICLAGANQDVLADFTVEDVRSLVKGMRGKKLDLMGCEPTLLKDLPEMIRVIARSGNIAALHTNGIALADLAYVRRLKDAGLHEVHLQFDGLDDRVYQAIRGRPLLDTKLRAMDNLTELGIPVDLVVTVLAGVNEGELLPILEFGAKRANVKEVFFLGCRPLGRAAAGFEDRHLMPDQVIDLLAQATGGRISRDKVRRFQKLYFAALSIFKVRKCLYVQHYLLLRSRDGGYQCWDDLVDTPRLEQALERFRARREKDSAWAAPLFLLEALPILVNPRTLGLLGEFLALALLMKSGFNLKRVKPRTLMLGYITACDPGSYNAFVAENCGKGEVSRDLGLQEAGALANVLRERRWRKL, from the coding sequence TTGATCCGCGAAACACAGGGGGTGTGCCCGCGGTGTCTCCGGGCGGTGGCGGCGCAGATCCGCGAAGCCGAGGGCGGCGTCTGGCTGATCCGGTCCTGCGCGGAGCACGGGGAGAGCCGCGCCTTGCTCTCGGTCGCCCCCGCCTACTTCCGGGACCTGCACCGCTTCTACAGCTCCGTGATGCGCCGCAGCCTGCCCCAGCGCGACTACATCCTCCGCCTGACCGAGCGCTGCAACTTGGAGTGCCCCATCTGCCTGGCCGGCGCCAACCAGGACGTCTTGGCGGACTTCACCGTGGAGGATGTGCGCAGCCTGGTCAAAGGCATGCGCGGCAAGAAGCTGGACCTCATGGGCTGCGAACCCACTTTGCTCAAGGATCTGCCGGAGATGATCCGGGTGATCGCGCGGTCCGGCAACATCGCGGCGCTGCACACCAACGGCATCGCGCTGGCCGACCTCGCCTATGTGCGGCGGCTCAAGGACGCAGGCCTGCACGAGGTGCACCTGCAGTTCGACGGGCTCGACGACCGCGTCTATCAGGCCATCCGCGGCCGGCCCCTGCTGGACACCAAGCTGAGGGCCATGGACAACCTGACCGAACTCGGCATCCCCGTGGATCTGGTCGTGACCGTGCTGGCCGGCGTCAACGAAGGTGAGCTCCTGCCCATCCTCGAGTTCGGGGCGAAGCGCGCCAACGTCAAGGAGGTCTTCTTCCTGGGGTGCCGGCCTCTGGGACGCGCCGCCGCCGGCTTCGAGGACCGGCACCTGATGCCGGACCAGGTCATCGACCTGCTGGCGCAGGCCACGGGCGGCCGCATCTCCCGGGACAAGGTGCGGCGTTTCCAGAAGCTCTATTTCGCCGCGCTGTCCATCTTCAAGGTGCGCAAGTGCCTCTATGTCCAGCACTACCTGCTGCTGCGCTCCCGCGACGGCGGCTACCAGTGCTGGGATGACCTCGTGGACACGCCGCGGTTGGAGCAGGCGCTGGAACGCTTCCGGGCCCGGCGCGAGAAGGACTCCGCTTGGGCCGCGCCGCTCTTCCTGCTCGAAGCCCTGCCGATACTGGTCAACCCGCGCACGCTCGGCCTGCTCGGCGAGTTCCTGGCTTTGGCCCTGCTGATGAAGTCCGGCTTCAACCTCAAGCGCGTCAAGCCCCGCACCCTCATGCTCGGCTACATCACCGCCTGCGACCCGGGGAGCTACAACGCCTTCGTGGCGGAGAACTGCGGCAAGGGGGAGGTTTCGCGGGACCTGGGCCTGCAGGAAGCCGGGGCCCTGGCCAACGTCCTGCGGGAGCGCCGCTGGAGGAAGCTCTGA
- a CDS encoding radical SAM protein, translating to MRILLINPPVENTVRSEVPALVTAHVGVFPPLGLLYVAAFCNARTPHRAEVLDAVAEGLSYDGMARRIQAAAPDLVGITAHTHSLVDVMMTAALVKRCRPQAHVCMGGAHPSHFPRAAARLPGVDSVIPGDGEAAFAELAGALAGGGDLRSIKGLLFKQDGGIVETGAREPERDLDLLPQPDRSLLSAGRYRYILSRDPAFTTMISSRGCPFACTFCSTPKGPCRMRSPENVVAEMARCAGAGLRDIHFVDDIFNQDPERVSRICSLLSREKLRVGWSFRGRVDRVSAGLFADLRRAGCYSIHFGVECASDEGLAGLNKGIRVEQARQAFALARQAGLRTVAYFLVGCPHERTREDVLRTVAFARELRANFALFNILTPYPATALYEAGLRADIIPRDVWGEFIANPTKDFRYPFWNEHFSNEELASLLRLAYRRFYLRPGFLWDALLDCQAWKVVLRRLGAGIGLLRGGGA from the coding sequence ATGAGGATCCTGCTCATCAATCCGCCCGTGGAGAACACGGTCCGGTCCGAGGTCCCGGCGCTGGTCACGGCGCATGTCGGCGTGTTCCCGCCGCTCGGGCTCCTGTATGTCGCCGCCTTCTGCAACGCCCGCACCCCGCACCGGGCCGAGGTCTTGGACGCGGTGGCCGAGGGGCTGTCCTACGACGGCATGGCCAGGCGGATCCAGGCGGCCGCGCCGGACCTCGTCGGCATCACCGCGCACACCCACAGTCTGGTCGATGTGATGATGACGGCCGCGCTGGTCAAGAGATGCCGGCCGCAAGCGCACGTCTGCATGGGAGGCGCGCACCCGTCCCATTTCCCGCGCGCGGCGGCGCGGCTGCCCGGCGTGGATTCGGTCATACCCGGCGACGGCGAGGCCGCCTTCGCCGAGCTGGCCGGCGCTCTGGCCGGCGGCGGCGACCTGCGTTCGATTAAAGGGCTCCTGTTCAAGCAGGACGGCGGGATCGTGGAGACCGGAGCCCGGGAGCCGGAGCGGGACCTGGACCTCCTGCCGCAGCCCGACCGCTCCTTGCTGTCGGCCGGGCGGTACCGGTATATCCTCTCCCGGGACCCCGCCTTCACCACCATGATCAGTTCGCGGGGCTGCCCCTTCGCCTGCACGTTCTGCAGCACGCCCAAGGGACCGTGCCGGATGCGCTCCCCCGAGAACGTGGTCGCGGAGATGGCCCGGTGCGCGGGCGCGGGCCTGCGCGATATCCATTTCGTCGACGACATCTTCAACCAGGACCCGGAGAGGGTCTCCCGCATCTGCTCCTTGCTGAGCCGGGAGAAGCTGCGCGTGGGGTGGAGCTTCCGGGGGCGCGTCGACCGCGTTTCCGCCGGCCTGTTCGCCGACCTGCGGCGGGCGGGCTGCTACAGCATCCATTTCGGCGTGGAATGCGCCAGCGACGAAGGCCTGGCCGGCCTGAACAAGGGTATCCGCGTGGAGCAGGCGCGCCAAGCCTTCGCGCTGGCGCGTCAAGCGGGCCTGCGGACCGTCGCCTATTTCCTGGTCGGCTGTCCGCACGAGAGGACCCGTGAGGACGTGCTGCGCACCGTCGCTTTCGCGCGGGAGCTGCGCGCGAATTTCGCCCTTTTCAACATCCTCACGCCCTACCCGGCGACGGCGCTCTACGAGGCGGGCCTGCGCGCGGACATCATCCCTCGCGACGTATGGGGAGAATTCATCGCGAACCCCACCAAGGACTTCCGCTATCCGTTCTGGAACGAGCATTTTTCCAATGAGGAGCTGGCGTCTTTGCTGCGCCTGGCCTACCGGCGGTTCTATCTGCGTCCCGGTTTCCTTTGGGACGCGCTGCTGGACTGCCAGGCCTGGAAGGTGGTGCTGCGCCGCCTGGGCGCTGGGATAGGGCTGCTGCGGGGAGGGGGCGCATGA
- a CDS encoding glycosyltransferase family 39 protein — MTRPGMRLPAGYPRWKWAYAFAAAAVLAFMVIGNLIRLHDDASIRGPDVIVHLNNSVEFYRRWQDAAHDPAASWHGKCLSLAASFSRPLSSSSRDLRFPNLVFAVTALFYSLFGQAMGVAKASNWVYLLLLLWSVYALGRSLSGRLTGLLAASLVGMYPLIFESFRQYGLDFPLAAMVAFSMALLMKSDGFADRRYSLLLGLAIGVGMLVKLQMVIYLALPLGVLLATSLTQAYRQGGAPLAPRLINFSIASAAAAIVSSIWWAGNLDAICRFLRMHRTVPGIHPVLAHDYGAVAWRILQSMAFDPMGLPLFAASVVAFGCFLAAPVKQRSVWGAWAVSQLVMMPLLIPVSFHGWIPGAHWRFGMPVLPALAVLTSWWVCRLRNSTARAVVFVLLLAFACVQFSVRTFASDHAPPVAAAKVDGPITERLGMARIRMILSDPRELLGTTDFGCPKRQGFLLKLDMLLQQMQPYISPTKKMSVLCLSRLQRPRSAEDILIYLMSNRYANLTAYQMGRLLLPGGRRILEDLDFIIVYSPRPVVSWRDIETDLTQGDEAPALYLPSTQDNPRNLWRSPSGLKLLGQISREIRQFELVFDQPMIFESHWLLYKRRSLRGGGA, encoded by the coding sequence ATGACGCGGCCCGGGATGCGGCTGCCGGCGGGCTACCCGCGCTGGAAATGGGCCTATGCCTTCGCGGCGGCGGCTGTCCTGGCTTTCATGGTGATCGGCAATCTTATCCGCCTGCATGATGATGCGTCCATCCGCGGGCCGGACGTGATCGTTCATCTCAATAATTCCGTGGAATTCTACCGCCGGTGGCAGGATGCCGCTCATGATCCCGCGGCCTCCTGGCACGGCAAATGCCTCAGCCTGGCGGCATCGTTCTCACGGCCGCTGAGCAGCAGCAGCAGGGATCTGCGGTTCCCCAATCTCGTATTCGCCGTCACCGCCCTGTTCTATTCCCTCTTCGGGCAGGCCATGGGCGTGGCGAAAGCCAGCAACTGGGTGTATCTTCTCCTGCTGCTGTGGTCGGTCTATGCGCTGGGGAGATCCCTCTCGGGCCGACTGACCGGACTGCTCGCCGCAAGCCTGGTCGGCATGTATCCGCTGATCTTCGAGAGCTTCCGGCAATACGGCCTGGATTTCCCGCTGGCCGCGATGGTCGCGTTCTCGATGGCGCTGCTCATGAAGAGCGACGGTTTCGCGGACCGGAGATACTCGCTGCTCCTGGGCCTGGCCATCGGTGTCGGGATGCTGGTGAAACTGCAGATGGTGATCTATCTGGCCCTGCCTTTGGGCGTGCTTCTGGCGACCAGCCTGACCCAGGCCTATCGTCAGGGCGGGGCCCCCCTGGCGCCCCGTCTCATCAACTTCAGCATCGCCAGCGCGGCCGCGGCGATCGTCTCATCCATCTGGTGGGCTGGGAATCTCGACGCGATATGCAGGTTCTTGCGGATGCATAGGACGGTGCCGGGCATCCATCCGGTCTTGGCGCACGACTACGGCGCAGTCGCCTGGCGCATCCTGCAGTCCATGGCGTTCGACCCGATGGGGCTGCCTTTGTTCGCGGCGTCCGTCGTCGCATTCGGGTGCTTCCTCGCGGCGCCAGTGAAGCAGCGATCCGTCTGGGGAGCATGGGCGGTTTCGCAGCTTGTGATGATGCCCCTGCTCATACCGGTCAGCTTTCACGGATGGATCCCCGGGGCGCATTGGCGCTTCGGCATGCCCGTTCTTCCCGCGCTGGCTGTGCTGACCTCCTGGTGGGTGTGCCGCTTGAGGAACAGCACGGCCAGGGCGGTCGTCTTCGTCCTGTTGCTGGCCTTCGCCTGCGTGCAATTCAGCGTCCGGACTTTCGCGTCCGACCATGCACCTCCGGTCGCGGCCGCGAAGGTGGACGGCCCCATCACCGAGCGGCTGGGAATGGCCAGGATCCGCATGATCCTGTCTGATCCGCGCGAACTGCTGGGCACGACGGATTTCGGATGTCCGAAGAGGCAGGGGTTCCTTCTCAAGCTCGACATGCTCCTGCAGCAGATGCAACCCTATATATCGCCGACGAAGAAGATGAGCGTGCTTTGCTTGAGTCGATTGCAGAGGCCCAGATCGGCCGAGGACATCCTGATCTACCTCATGAGCAACCGCTACGCGAACCTGACGGCGTACCAGATGGGCCGCCTCCTGCTTCCCGGTGGGCGCCGGATCCTGGAGGACCTCGATTTCATCATCGTCTATTCCCCGCGCCCCGTCGTCTCTTGGCGTGATATCGAGACCGACCTGACGCAAGGCGACGAGGCTCCTGCGCTGTATCTCCCGAGTACGCAGGATAACCCGCGGAATCTGTGGAGGTCGCCGAGCGGTTTGAAATTGCTGGGACAGATCTCGCGGGAGATCCGGCAGTTCGAATTGGTCTTCGATCAGCCGATGATCTTTGAGAGCCATTGGCTCCTCTATAAAAGGCGCTCCCTCCGGGGCGGAGGCGCATGA
- a CDS encoding glycosyltransferase family 39 protein has protein sequence MRHPWSRMWARYPLWKWSYAVAAAAVLAFMLIGNLIRLRGDASIRGPDMILHLNNSVAFYRLWHDAAHDPAASWCGRCCNLASLLSRRLSSTDDRHPNLVFAVTAVCYSLFGQTLGAAKSSNWVYLLLLLWSVYALGRCVSGRLTGLIAASLVCMYPAIFESSRQYGLDFPLTAMVALSMVLLLKSDGFADRRYSFLLGLAVGVGMLVKLQMLVYVALPFGALLAAAFAQARRQDSGGRAPLAPRLINVGIVMASAAIVSSIWWGGRLGAIWRIVHMHMTEPDLSPAMGHCYGAVALHILQSMVFDPLGLPLFAASVAALACLLASRAEQRFVLGAWAVSQFVMLTLLLPVRINGTYPAAELRCGMPVVPALAVITSWWVCRLKDMTTRTVIFASLLGFACLQFGVRTFAPPDGGRAAPSWRGGPNLERMGLPRIRGIMSDPLALLGETPYGAPKQNAAALHIDKLMERMHEYILPKMKASALCVSLSRRPFSHEGMLTYYMNNRYANMTVYMVGQLIFSDGPRILKDLDFIIVYASRDIGSWPEIERDLTQGGAADPEPLPNLDREPQDLWRSPRGLELLGKLSRQMGQFELILEQPLPFGRHWLLYKRRSLWGAGA, from the coding sequence ATGAGGCATCCCTGGTCGCGGATGTGGGCGAGGTATCCGCTCTGGAAATGGTCCTATGCCGTCGCGGCCGCGGCCGTCCTGGCCTTCATGCTGATCGGCAATCTCATCCGCCTGCGCGGTGATGCGTCCATCCGCGGGCCGGACATGATCCTCCATCTCAATAACTCCGTGGCCTTCTACCGCCTGTGGCATGACGCCGCTCATGATCCGGCGGCCTCCTGGTGCGGCAGATGCTGCAACCTGGCGTCCTTGCTGTCGCGGAGGCTTTCCTCCACGGACGACCGGCACCCTAATCTGGTGTTCGCCGTCACCGCCGTGTGCTATTCCCTCTTCGGGCAGACCTTGGGCGCTGCGAAATCGAGCAACTGGGTGTATCTGCTCCTGCTGCTGTGGTCGGTCTATGCCCTGGGAAGATGCGTCTCCGGCCGCCTGACCGGGCTGATCGCCGCCAGCCTGGTCTGCATGTATCCGGCGATCTTCGAGAGCTCCCGGCAATACGGCCTGGATTTCCCGCTGACCGCGATGGTCGCGCTCTCGATGGTGCTGCTCTTGAAGAGCGACGGCTTCGCGGACCGGAGATATTCGTTCCTGCTGGGCCTGGCCGTCGGTGTCGGGATGCTGGTGAAGCTGCAGATGCTGGTCTATGTGGCTCTGCCCTTCGGCGCGCTTCTCGCGGCCGCTTTCGCGCAGGCCCGGCGGCAGGACAGCGGGGGGCGGGCCCCTCTGGCGCCCCGTCTCATCAATGTCGGCATCGTCATGGCGTCCGCGGCGATCGTATCCTCCATCTGGTGGGGCGGACGCCTGGGCGCGATCTGGCGGATCGTGCACATGCACATGACGGAGCCGGACCTTTCTCCAGCCATGGGACACTGCTACGGCGCGGTGGCCTTGCACATCCTGCAGTCCATGGTGTTCGACCCGCTGGGGCTGCCGTTGTTCGCGGCCTCCGTCGCGGCGCTCGCATGCCTCCTGGCCTCGCGAGCGGAGCAGCGATTCGTCCTGGGAGCCTGGGCGGTTTCGCAGTTCGTGATGCTGACGCTCCTCTTGCCGGTCAGGATCAACGGGACCTATCCCGCGGCGGAATTGCGCTGCGGCATGCCTGTCGTCCCCGCGCTGGCTGTGATCACATCCTGGTGGGTGTGCCGCTTGAAGGACATGACGACCAGGACGGTCATCTTCGCCTCGCTGCTGGGGTTCGCCTGCCTGCAGTTCGGCGTCCGGACCTTCGCTCCTCCCGATGGGGGGAGGGCCGCGCCTTCCTGGCGGGGCGGCCCGAATCTCGAGCGGATGGGGCTGCCCAGGATCCGCGGGATCATGTCCGATCCGCTCGCGCTGCTGGGCGAGACTCCTTATGGGGCTCCGAAGCAGAATGCGGCCGCTCTTCACATCGACAAGCTCATGGAGCGGATGCATGAGTATATCCTCCCGAAGATGAAGGCGAGCGCTCTGTGCGTGAGCCTGTCGCGGAGGCCTTTCTCGCATGAGGGCATGCTGACCTACTACATGAACAACCGCTACGCGAACATGACGGTCTACATGGTGGGCCAACTCATATTCTCCGATGGCCCCCGGATCCTGAAAGACCTCGATTTCATCATCGTCTATGCCTCGCGCGACATCGGTTCTTGGCCGGAAATCGAGAGGGATCTGACGCAAGGCGGAGCAGCCGACCCGGAGCCTCTTCCCAATCTGGATCGGGAGCCGCAGGACCTGTGGAGATCACCGCGTGGTCTGGAATTGCTGGGGAAATTGTCGCGGCAGATGGGGCAGTTCGAATTGATCTTGGAGCAGCCGCTGCCTTTTGGGCGCCATTGGCTCCTATATAAGAGGCGTTCCCTTTGGGGCGCAGGCGCATGA
- a CDS encoding glycosyltransferase family 39 protein: MWARYPLWKRSYAIAAAAVLSFMLIGNLIRLRGDASIRGPDVIVHLNNSVEFYRLWHDAAHDPAASWYARCCNMASLLSRRLPSRDDRYPNLVFAVTAVFYSLFGQTLGAAKAGNWVYLLLLLWSVFALGRCVCGRLTGLISASLVCMYPLIFESSRQYGLDLPLTAMVACAMALLLKSDGFADRRCSLLLGLALGVGMLVKLQMLVYLALPFGALLATTLAQARHQDNGARAALAPRLINVGIVMAAAAIVSSIWWGGRLGALYRIVYMHMTEPNVSPAMGHCYGEVAFRIMQSMVFDPQGFPLFAASVVAFACLLAAPVKQRFVLGAWAVSQLVMMTLLLPVRNNGLYPAAELRYGMPVLPALAVITSWWLCRLKSLTARTAIPALLLGFACLQFGVRTFAPHQEGGASRPARGGPKFERMGMSRVRMIRSDPLELLGTTPYGTPKQHGIALKIDTLMQQMNEYIPPKKKMSALCLSLSWRPFLHQSMLTYYLNNRYANLTVYMVGQLILPDGPRILKDLDFIIVYASRDIGSWPDIQRGMTQGGEGDPEPLPNPEQEPRNLWKSPRGLELLGQLSRQMGQFELIFEQQLPLERHWLIYKRRSLLPQPTAQAN, translated from the coding sequence ATGTGGGCGAGGTATCCGCTCTGGAAGCGGTCCTATGCCATCGCGGCTGCGGCCGTCCTGTCCTTCATGCTGATCGGCAATCTGATCCGCCTGCGCGGTGATGCGTCCATCCGCGGGCCGGACGTGATCGTGCATCTCAATAATTCCGTGGAATTCTACCGCCTATGGCATGATGCCGCTCATGATCCCGCGGCCTCCTGGTACGCCAGATGCTGCAACATGGCGTCCTTGCTGTCGCGGAGGCTTCCCTCCAGGGATGACCGCTATCCTAACCTGGTATTCGCCGTCACTGCCGTGTTCTATTCCCTCTTCGGGCAGACCTTGGGCGCGGCGAAAGCAGGCAACTGGGTGTATCTGCTCCTGCTGCTGTGGTCGGTCTTTGCGCTGGGGAGATGCGTCTGCGGCCGCCTGACCGGGCTGATCTCCGCAAGCCTGGTCTGCATGTATCCGCTGATCTTCGAGAGCTCCCGGCAATACGGCCTGGATCTGCCGCTGACCGCGATGGTCGCGTGCGCGATGGCGCTGCTCTTGAAGAGCGATGGCTTCGCGGACCGGAGATGCTCGCTCCTGCTGGGCCTGGCGCTCGGTGTCGGGATGCTGGTGAAGCTGCAGATGCTGGTGTATCTGGCTCTGCCCTTCGGCGCGCTTCTGGCGACCACTCTTGCGCAGGCCCGGCATCAAGACAACGGAGCGCGGGCCGCCCTGGCGCCCCGTCTCATCAATGTCGGCATCGTCATGGCGGCCGCGGCGATCGTCTCATCCATCTGGTGGGGCGGGCGTCTGGGCGCGCTCTATCGGATCGTGTACATGCACATGACGGAGCCGAACGTTTCTCCAGCCATGGGACACTGCTACGGCGAAGTCGCCTTCCGCATCATGCAGTCCATGGTGTTCGACCCGCAGGGGTTCCCTTTGTTCGCGGCGTCCGTCGTGGCATTCGCATGCCTCCTGGCGGCGCCAGTGAAGCAGCGATTCGTTCTGGGGGCATGGGCGGTTTCGCAGCTCGTGATGATGACGCTCCTCTTGCCGGTCAGAAACAACGGGCTATATCCCGCGGCGGAATTGCGCTATGGCATGCCCGTTCTTCCCGCGCTGGCCGTGATCACATCCTGGTGGCTGTGCCGCTTGAAGAGCCTGACGGCCAGGACCGCCATCCCGGCCTTGTTGCTGGGGTTCGCCTGCCTGCAATTCGGCGTCCGGACTTTCGCGCCTCACCAGGAGGGGGGAGCTTCGCGTCCAGCGCGGGGCGGCCCGAAGTTCGAGCGGATGGGGATGTCGAGGGTCCGCATGATCAGGTCTGATCCGCTCGAGCTGTTGGGCACGACTCCTTATGGGACTCCGAAGCAGCATGGAATCGCTCTTAAGATTGACACGCTCATGCAACAGATGAATGAGTATATTCCCCCGAAGAAGAAGATGAGCGCTCTGTGCTTGAGCCTGTCGTGGAGACCTTTCTTGCATCAGAGCATGCTGACCTACTACCTGAACAATCGCTACGCGAACTTGACGGTGTACATGGTGGGCCAACTCATACTTCCCGATGGGCCCCGGATCCTGAAGGACCTCGATTTCATCATCGTCTATGCTTCGCGCGACATCGGTTCTTGGCCTGATATCCAGAGAGGTATGACGCAAGGCGGAGAAGGCGACCCGGAACCTCTTCCTAATCCGGAACAGGAGCCGCGCAATCTCTGGAAATCACCGCGCGGTCTGGAATTGCTGGGGCAATTGTCGCGGCAGATGGGGCAGTTCGAATTGATCTTCGAGCAGCAGCTGCCTCTTGAGCGCCATTGGCTCATATACAAAAGGCGCTCCCTCCTGCCTCAGCCCACGGCGCAGGCCAACTGA
- a CDS encoding DegT/DnrJ/EryC1/StrS family aminotransferase — protein MALLPSFRPSLSWRELRAAVRGGSGDFAQALARYLAVPHAIAAQSARWGLYHLLRSLELEPGDEVIVPALTYFAVPAAVVRAGLKPVFADIGPDGLTIDPEAARRSLTPRTRAIIPTHLSGFICDLGSICALARERGLTVIEDCAQSLGGKFQGKHAGAWGQAAYFTFGVTKHMTTLGGALVVTHDDALAQRLRRAAESPALPPFPAAALAKALAMKCATSALGFPFTYAALRASAWAGIDLVDRLFAEPEALLGEPLAGALHPAQAELGLLQLAALDERNRRRRRRGLQLCELLRGIPGVRVPRSHEGAEDIFSTCPVFVADKERVRRALLRRGIDSSAGYLQDCSALELFGADRRACPHAARAKREVLYLPLYAELSESDAAYVADGVRKAVLNG, from the coding sequence ATGGCCCTTCTGCCCAGTTTCCGCCCCTCGCTCAGCTGGCGGGAGCTCCGCGCCGCGGTGCGCGGCGGGTCCGGCGACTTCGCGCAGGCGCTGGCGCGCTATCTGGCCGTGCCGCACGCGATCGCCGCGCAGTCGGCGCGCTGGGGGCTCTACCATCTGCTGCGCAGCCTCGAGCTCGAGCCGGGAGACGAGGTCATCGTCCCCGCGCTCACCTATTTCGCGGTGCCGGCCGCCGTGGTCCGCGCCGGGCTCAAGCCCGTGTTCGCCGATATCGGGCCCGATGGGCTCACCATCGACCCTGAGGCCGCGCGCCGGAGCCTCACTCCGCGCACGCGGGCCATCATCCCGACCCACCTCAGCGGCTTCATCTGCGACCTCGGATCGATCTGCGCCTTGGCCCGGGAACGCGGCCTGACGGTCATCGAAGACTGCGCGCAATCGCTGGGCGGCAAGTTCCAGGGAAAACACGCGGGCGCCTGGGGGCAAGCGGCCTATTTCACGTTCGGCGTGACCAAGCACATGACCACGCTCGGCGGCGCGCTGGTCGTCACGCACGACGACGCTCTCGCGCAGCGTCTGCGCCGGGCCGCGGAGAGTCCGGCCCTGCCGCCGTTTCCCGCCGCCGCGCTCGCGAAGGCGCTGGCCATGAAATGCGCCACGTCCGCGCTGGGCTTCCCCTTCACCTATGCGGCGCTGAGGGCGTCCGCGTGGGCCGGCATCGACCTGGTCGACCGGCTCTTCGCGGAGCCTGAGGCCCTGCTGGGCGAGCCCTTGGCCGGCGCGCTGCATCCCGCGCAGGCGGAGTTGGGGCTGCTCCAGCTGGCGGCGCTCGACGAGCGCAACCGGCGCCGGCGCCGGCGCGGCCTGCAGCTCTGCGAGCTGCTGCGCGGCATCCCCGGGGTGCGCGTCCCCCGCTCTCACGAAGGCGCCGAGGATATCTTCTCCACATGCCCGGTCTTCGTCGCGGACAAGGAGCGGGTGCGGCGGGCGCTGCTGCGCCGCGGCATCGATTCCTCCGCCGGGTATCTGCAGGACTGCAGCGCGCTGGAGCTGTTCGGGGCGGATCGGCGGGCCTGTCCTCATGCGGCTCGGGCCAAGCGTGAAGTCCTGTATCTGCCGCTCTACGCGGAGCTCTCGGAAAGCGATGCGGCGTATGTCGCCGATGGCGTGCGCAAAGCGGTCTTGAACGGCTAG
- a CDS encoding CoA pyrophosphatase yields the protein MPPAADPFAGLRRKLRARSPRRFETGAEARTSVAVILAGTRPRHFAVLLMERVKHPDDPWSGHVALPGGHGEPADADRLATSIRETQEETGVRLRPQDLLGELDDLSPRTPTYPELAVRPFVFGLRRRPALAPGPEAADCFWVRLGSLPGAVCEETFSIAGQPRRLPAFRIGARIVWGITYRILESLLEIAAG from the coding sequence ATGCCCCCAGCAGCCGACCCCTTCGCCGGACTGCGCCGCAAGCTGCGCGCCCGCAGCCCCCGGCGCTTCGAGACCGGAGCCGAGGCCAGGACCTCGGTGGCCGTCATCCTGGCCGGGACGCGGCCGCGTCACTTCGCGGTGCTCCTCATGGAGCGCGTCAAGCATCCGGACGACCCCTGGTCGGGGCACGTCGCCCTGCCCGGAGGCCACGGCGAGCCGGCAGACGCCGACCGGCTCGCCACCAGCATCCGGGAGACGCAAGAGGAGACCGGCGTCCGTCTGCGGCCGCAGGACCTCCTGGGCGAGCTCGACGACCTCTCCCCCCGGACCCCGACCTATCCGGAACTGGCCGTGCGGCCCTTCGTCTTCGGACTGCGCCGCAGACCCGCTTTGGCTCCCGGCCCTGAGGCGGCGGACTGCTTCTGGGTCAGGCTCGGCAGCCTGCCCGGCGCCGTGTGCGAGGAGACCTTCTCCATCGCCGGCCAGCCCAGGCGTCTGCCCGCCTTCAGGATCGGCGCCCGCATCGTATGGGGCATCACCTACAGGATATTGGAGTCTTTGCTGGAGATCGCGGCGGGCTAG
- a CDS encoding DUF6088 family protein has product MYTFLTVNITDTVENKILSRIRRLGPGKVHTSKDFLSLGSRAAVDQVLSRLAARKTIKRLGRGLYYLPRINPTLGIEAAPDVEEVARTLARKTGSRVIPSGAVAANRLGLSTQVPAKPVYLTDGRTRTVRVGNVVLFIKHAPPKDLPLGHPTSAMVFQGLRYLGKDAMGEETIARLRRSLSVADRRRLLKDARYVTDWVAEVVRRACGHGGRPPKARHG; this is encoded by the coding sequence GTGTACACTTTTCTGACAGTGAATATCACGGATACCGTCGAGAATAAGATCCTGTCCCGCATACGCCGCCTCGGCCCAGGAAAGGTCCATACCAGCAAGGACTTCCTCAGCCTCGGCAGCCGCGCGGCGGTCGACCAGGTCCTGTCGAGATTGGCCGCGCGCAAAACCATCAAGAGGCTCGGTCGAGGGCTCTACTATCTTCCCCGCATCAACCCGACTTTGGGGATCGAGGCGGCTCCCGATGTGGAGGAGGTCGCTCGCACTCTCGCCAGAAAGACAGGGAGCCGCGTCATTCCCTCCGGAGCGGTGGCGGCCAATCGCCTTGGACTCTCGACTCAGGTGCCTGCCAAACCGGTCTACTTGACAGATGGGAGGACCCGGACTGTGCGCGTGGGCAATGTCGTCTTATTCATCAAGCATGCGCCGCCTAAAGACCTCCCATTGGGCCATCCCACGAGCGCCATGGTTTTTCAAGGGCTGCGGTACTTGGGCAAGGACGCCATGGGAGAGGAGACCATTGCGCGGCTCCGCCGGAGTCTATCCGTCGCGGATCGCCGGAGATTGCTGAAAGACGCCCGCTACGTCACCGACTGGGTTGCCGAGGTAGTCCGCCGAGCCTGCGGGCACGGTGGACGCCCCCCAAAGGCGCGCCATGGATGA